A single Halobacteriovorax vibrionivorans DNA region contains:
- a CDS encoding aminotransferase class III-fold pyridoxal phosphate-dependent enzyme yields the protein MGHRKYFHTWSNQNNPKVIELKDTFEWGYITPSDDKIFDLSSGSYHQSFGLKNKQLIDALIHQLNEIPMAIPKTEFTLKTEVSQKLVDRIGFDGRIFYTLSGAESNENALKMVRQFTKREIILSCENSYHGATSGSLALSGDWRRDALGTSAPGQAFIPNFYNDPDLEKTKKIIKDIGADNIAAICLETITGGNGVYIPPESYYIELEKVCRTNDIKIILDEVICGFGRTGKDFGFQNYPIKPDFITFAKSISGGYFPFGATFVSEDIASFFDSEVLSCGLTNASHPIGLRLLDEVLNLTKDANFQNTLKENINLLSHFKDKLIKLDSVSEVRSIGMLMAIELNTNEDMRVFWENCLNNGLYINTTRNMIILCPYLNYPNDLLEDCLEKLLNIIQNK from the coding sequence ATGGGGCATCGAAAATATTTTCATACTTGGTCAAATCAAAATAACCCCAAAGTAATTGAGCTAAAAGACACTTTCGAATGGGGTTATATAACTCCAAGTGATGATAAAATATTTGATCTTTCATCAGGAAGTTACCATCAATCATTTGGTCTTAAAAATAAACAATTAATCGATGCCTTAATCCATCAGCTTAATGAAATCCCAATGGCCATACCTAAAACGGAATTCACTTTAAAAACTGAAGTGTCACAGAAGCTAGTTGATAGAATTGGTTTTGATGGACGTATTTTCTACACCCTTTCAGGGGCAGAGTCCAATGAGAATGCCCTAAAGATGGTAAGGCAATTTACTAAAAGAGAAATTATTCTTTCTTGTGAGAATTCATATCACGGAGCAACTTCTGGCTCACTTGCCCTTTCTGGTGATTGGCGTAGAGATGCATTAGGAACGTCCGCTCCAGGACAGGCCTTTATCCCTAATTTTTATAATGATCCTGACCTAGAAAAAACGAAAAAGATAATTAAAGATATTGGCGCAGATAATATTGCAGCAATTTGCCTTGAGACTATCACCGGTGGAAATGGTGTCTATATTCCTCCAGAGTCTTATTATATTGAACTAGAAAAAGTATGTCGCACCAATGATATAAAAATAATTCTAGATGAAGTAATTTGTGGTTTCGGTAGAACAGGAAAAGACTTTGGTTTTCAAAATTATCCAATTAAGCCTGACTTTATTACATTTGCAAAATCTATATCAGGTGGATATTTTCCGTTTGGCGCAACATTTGTTTCTGAAGATATTGCATCTTTCTTTGACAGTGAGGTTCTATCTTGTGGACTGACTAATGCCTCCCATCCAATTGGCCTTCGCCTTTTAGATGAAGTTCTAAATCTTACAAAAGATGCTAACTTCCAAAATACTTTAAAAGAAAATATTAATCTTTTGAGTCACTTCAAAGATAAACTTATAAAACTAGATTCGGTCTCAGAAGTTAGAAGTATTGGAATGCTAATGGCAATTGAACTCAATACAAATGAAGACATGAGAGTATTTTGGGAGAATTGTTTAAATAATGGTTTATATATCAATACAACTAGGAATATGATTATTTTATGTCCCTACCTTAACTACCCTAATGACCTTCTAGAAGATTGTTTAGAGAAACTTTTAAATATAATACAAAATAAATAA
- a CDS encoding M23 family metallopeptidase, whose amino-acid sequence MRKLSFYLLFILTVLSCSTLKNGRYIKLTSNYSAKKLANIFNIPQWQIEEFNKNASFKKGETIFLPYKRGIMINRIEGRSISSIDYSRLKSSSRFLWPVPSSKKVSSGFGHRWGRPHEGIDIAARKGTYIVSADSGVVVYSGRKSGYGNIVVVSHAGGLFTIYAHNHKNYARKGQKVSRGQVIAAVGNTGKSTGDHLHFEVRYDSKAFDPLSFFHRH is encoded by the coding sequence ATGAGAAAGCTTTCTTTTTACTTATTATTTATTCTTACAGTGCTAAGTTGTTCGACCTTAAAGAATGGCCGCTATATAAAATTAACTTCTAATTATAGTGCAAAGAAATTAGCAAATATTTTCAATATTCCCCAATGGCAAATTGAAGAGTTTAACAAGAATGCATCTTTTAAAAAGGGCGAGACTATCTTCTTACCTTATAAACGAGGTATCATGATTAATCGAATTGAAGGGCGTAGTATTTCTTCAATTGATTATTCTAGACTTAAATCATCTTCACGATTCTTATGGCCAGTTCCATCTTCTAAGAAAGTGTCCTCAGGCTTTGGTCACAGATGGGGGAGACCTCATGAAGGAATTGATATTGCTGCAAGAAAAGGAACATATATTGTTTCAGCAGACTCTGGTGTTGTTGTTTATAGTGGCAGAAAGTCTGGATATGGAAATATCGTAGTGGTTTCACACGCAGGTGGACTTTTTACGATCTATGCTCATAATCATAAGAACTATGCTAGAAAAGGCCAAAAGGTTTCTCGAGGGCAAGTTATTGCTGCTGTTGGAAATACAGGTAAATCAACAGGTGATCACTTACATTTTGAAGTTCGTTATGACTCGAAGGCCTTTGATCCACTAAGCTTTTTTCACAGACACTAG
- a CDS encoding exonuclease domain-containing protein: MRYLSFDIEATGLEEKDLIIEFAMVPFCAKTKKINHDLEKHFYIKCPSFEELKPNLNKWVIDHNKELIEKAHSDGITIESFKEELSKYLESEEVKEYFGDKKITLFGKSMSAIDLPFLNRDLGWEFMRKYFEHRQLDLSCIAYGLIDMGFIPAECESGSKLMKYLKMGDVAHTALEDAVNTAIMYFKLLDLVSVKKA; encoded by the coding sequence ATGCGCTATCTTTCATTTGATATTGAGGCCACTGGCCTTGAGGAAAAAGACTTAATCATCGAATTTGCAATGGTTCCCTTCTGTGCCAAAACAAAGAAAATTAATCACGACTTAGAAAAGCACTTCTATATAAAATGCCCTAGCTTTGAAGAACTCAAACCAAATTTAAACAAATGGGTTATTGATCATAATAAAGAATTAATTGAAAAAGCACATAGTGATGGAATTACGATTGAGTCTTTCAAAGAAGAACTGTCAAAATATCTTGAATCTGAAGAAGTGAAAGAATACTTTGGAGATAAGAAAATAACTTTATTTGGAAAGTCTATGAGTGCCATTGATCTTCCTTTTCTTAATAGAGATCTAGGATGGGAGTTTATGAGAAAATACTTTGAGCACCGTCAATTAGACCTTTCTTGTATTGCATATGGGCTTATCGACATGGGTTTCATACCAGCAGAGTGTGAATCAGGTTCAAAGCTAATGAAGTACTTAAAAATGGGCGACGTCGCGCACACGGCCTTAGAAGATGCTGTTAATACGGCCATTATGTACTTTAAGCTACTAGATCTAGTGTCTGTGAAAAAAGCTTAG
- a CDS encoding 3-oxoacid CoA-transferase subunit B yields the protein MWTKEEMAKQVIKLFDKNSTINLGIGLPTIIPDQLPKDHPFIIHSENGVLGVGDSPLKDNVSATLINAGKETITVEKGASFFDSSMSFGMIRGGHIDFCVLGGMEVDIEGSLANWKIPGKKITGMGGAMDLVNGAKNLIVMMKHYSKSGKPKLLPLCELPLTGKNVVHYVVTDYGSFKIEKKKFKALELASNVTIESLNKDFSSDIFIE from the coding sequence ATGTGGACAAAAGAAGAAATGGCAAAACAAGTTATTAAGCTCTTTGATAAGAATTCAACAATCAATTTAGGAATTGGTCTTCCAACGATTATCCCAGATCAACTACCTAAGGATCACCCATTTATTATTCATAGTGAAAATGGCGTTCTTGGAGTTGGAGACTCTCCATTAAAAGACAATGTTTCGGCCACTCTTATTAATGCTGGAAAAGAAACTATTACTGTAGAAAAAGGAGCAAGCTTTTTTGATAGTTCAATGAGTTTTGGAATGATACGTGGAGGACATATAGACTTCTGTGTCTTGGGTGGTATGGAAGTTGATATTGAAGGTTCACTTGCAAATTGGAAAATACCAGGAAAGAAAATCACTGGTATGGGTGGCGCAATGGATCTAGTAAATGGTGCTAAGAATTTAATCGTTATGATGAAACATTATAGTAAGTCAGGAAAGCCAAAACTTCTTCCATTATGCGAACTTCCGTTAACAGGAAAGAATGTCGTTCACTATGTAGTAACAGACTACGGTAGCTTTAAAATTGAAAAGAAAAAGTTTAAAGCTTTAGAACTAGCTTCTAATGTAACAATTGAAAGTCTTAATAAGGATTTTTCTTCAGATATTTTTATTGAATAA
- a CDS encoding folylpolyglutamate synthase/dihydrofolate synthase family protein, with amino-acid sequence MKSPIDKRHLSSKQEEVFLTRLINLCGKENFRPKLDHIRSYLSLDRKAIEEKSKVIIIGGTNGKGETSHCLNALLNSEGLKSCLWTSPHVNSITERFRYCSSNISIEELIELLDKYEEDIIRLQLSFYEALFVLFIKYAVSLDIEYLILEVGLGGRFDATNIFTKPVAAITSIGLDHTQILGSTLKEILFEKYGITRISGRLFENIEQKFLKDILCNWCDRDSINCTSVSNESETDFQLRNRQMAMALFSHITGITNINDDFKWPITPGRGDHIDFGEFEFTFFGAHNLLGHQKLLQSLNDTNKVQYDVLISFSSGRQDQIKSILKLYKTYPCIVKSVNILEFQHERALSSAQIKKELQSETKVYEMHNFLDTILGINEEIESNKYSASSTADMPQNIQLQTRNILVVGSYYFIADMQKYLNIRK; translated from the coding sequence TTTCTTACTCGGCTTATTAACTTATGTGGTAAAGAGAACTTTCGCCCAAAACTAGATCATATACGATCTTATCTTTCCCTAGATCGAAAAGCTATCGAAGAAAAATCCAAGGTTATAATTATTGGTGGAACTAACGGTAAAGGAGAAACATCGCATTGTTTAAACGCTTTACTTAATAGTGAAGGACTTAAAAGTTGTCTTTGGACATCTCCTCATGTCAACTCAATAACAGAAAGATTCCGCTATTGTAGCTCTAATATTTCTATTGAAGAATTAATTGAACTTCTTGATAAGTATGAAGAGGATATAATTCGTCTTCAGTTATCTTTTTATGAGGCTTTATTTGTCTTATTTATAAAATATGCAGTAAGTCTGGATATTGAATATCTAATTCTTGAAGTTGGTCTTGGTGGCCGTTTTGATGCTACGAATATTTTTACAAAACCAGTTGCGGCCATTACATCAATTGGGCTAGACCACACACAAATACTGGGATCAACCCTTAAGGAAATTTTATTTGAAAAGTATGGAATAACTAGGATAAGTGGACGATTATTCGAAAATATCGAACAAAAGTTTCTAAAAGATATTCTATGCAATTGGTGTGATCGAGACTCTATTAATTGCACATCTGTTAGCAATGAGTCAGAAACTGATTTTCAACTACGAAACCGCCAGATGGCCATGGCCTTATTTTCACATATTACTGGAATCACTAATATCAATGACGATTTCAAGTGGCCTATAACTCCAGGAAGAGGTGATCATATTGATTTTGGAGAGTTTGAATTTACTTTCTTTGGTGCCCATAATTTACTAGGTCATCAAAAGTTACTGCAAAGTTTAAACGATACAAATAAAGTTCAATATGATGTTCTAATAAGCTTTTCAAGTGGGAGACAAGATCAAATTAAGAGTATTCTAAAGCTCTATAAAACATATCCATGTATTGTAAAGTCAGTTAATATTTTAGAATTTCAACACGAGCGCGCTCTAAGCTCTGCCCAGATAAAAAAGGAGCTTCAGAGTGAAACAAAAGTATATGAAATGCACAATTTTCTCGATACAATATTAGGTATTAATGAGGAAATTGAATCTAATAAATATAGTGCTTCTAGCACAGCAGATATGCCACAAAATATCCAACTTCAAACACGCAACATTCTTGTGGTTGGCTCCTACTACTTTATTGCTGATATGCAAAAGTATCTTAATATTAGGAAGTAG
- a CDS encoding C45 family autoproteolytic acyltransferase/hydolase, which translates to MLTDLNLPIFKYESSNPYENGLQHGKAYKEAIKELVKIRTNLLLKRSPHLENKLDEFAKEQFRFTKDFSNDLALELEGIAEGSECSLTDIIILNNYTDFRDIQLPDEGCTAISYIGDDISLAGQTWDMHQSAKNYLMIIEVHNESTQTKEIIYTVCGCLGLMAMNSYAQFVGVNNINVVDGENGIIWPALIRKLSTLKNQKEVIDTLMNAKVTSGHNYLISDGSNAYNYEITPTVKEIVPPQSEEIIFHTNHCLNERIISVEDKKNISKTTHKRYELAKKYAKQITTEKAMFDFLTSHDGHPISICSHFSPEGANDPSQTCGGALYNYKTQMLKIWRGCREYDDNYRYVEIPLPLVDTK; encoded by the coding sequence ATGTTAACAGACTTAAATCTACCAATATTTAAGTATGAGAGTTCTAACCCATACGAAAATGGACTACAACATGGGAAGGCTTACAAAGAGGCAATCAAAGAACTTGTTAAAATTAGAACAAACTTACTTTTAAAGAGGTCTCCTCACCTAGAAAATAAACTAGATGAATTCGCAAAAGAACAATTTCGTTTTACGAAAGATTTCTCAAATGATTTGGCCCTTGAGCTAGAAGGAATAGCAGAAGGGAGTGAATGCTCATTAACAGACATTATCATCTTAAATAATTATACAGACTTTCGTGATATCCAATTACCAGATGAAGGATGCACTGCAATCTCTTATATCGGAGATGATATAAGCCTCGCAGGCCAAACTTGGGATATGCACCAAAGCGCAAAGAACTACTTGATGATAATTGAGGTTCACAATGAATCAACGCAAACAAAAGAAATAATCTACACAGTATGTGGCTGCCTCGGGCTTATGGCAATGAATAGCTACGCTCAATTTGTTGGTGTCAATAATATAAATGTGGTGGATGGTGAAAACGGTATTATCTGGCCTGCATTGATAAGAAAGTTGTCGACATTAAAGAATCAAAAAGAAGTAATCGATACCCTAATGAATGCAAAAGTTACTTCAGGTCATAATTATTTAATAAGTGATGGCAGTAATGCCTACAATTATGAAATCACTCCTACTGTTAAAGAGATTGTGCCTCCACAATCTGAAGAAATAATCTTTCATACAAATCATTGCCTTAATGAGAGAATCATAAGTGTTGAAGACAAGAAAAATATAAGTAAAACAACACATAAGCGATATGAACTTGCAAAGAAATACGCAAAACAAATTACAACAGAGAAGGCCATGTTTGACTTTTTAACATCTCATGATGGCCACCCTATTTCAATTTGTTCACACTTTAGCCCAGAAGGTGCCAACGATCCTTCACAAACTTGTGGTGGAGCACTCTATAATTATAAAACACAAATGCTAAAAATATGGCGAGGCTGTCGAGAATACGATGACAATTATCGCTACGTAGAAATACCTCTACCACTTGTGGATACGAAATAG
- a CDS encoding aminodeoxychorismate/anthranilate synthase component II: MRIIFVDFEDSFTNNIISYLSHWKSCEIEVINFRDLKRHDLVNQNIILGPGPGHPSEYIDFFKQNNLELKANLKKARRIVGICLGHQLVLSSLYQCTINRSKYPIHGRTVKPKDLGLLSGIVEETNDINLQRYNSLYVEVNSENSLLKQTKLIFDNNNELLMAYEDERIFTMQFHPESVGTSCSESIFQAIERFFV, from the coding sequence GTGAGAATTATCTTCGTTGATTTTGAAGATAGTTTTACAAATAATATTATATCCTACCTTTCTCATTGGAAATCTTGTGAGATAGAAGTCATTAATTTTAGAGATCTTAAAAGACATGACCTTGTTAATCAAAATATTATATTAGGTCCAGGACCTGGACACCCAAGTGAGTATATTGATTTCTTTAAACAAAATAATTTAGAGTTAAAAGCTAATCTTAAAAAGGCGAGACGAATTGTAGGAATCTGCCTTGGACATCAACTTGTTTTAAGTTCTCTTTATCAATGCACAATCAATAGAAGTAAGTATCCAATTCATGGCAGAACTGTGAAACCTAAAGACTTAGGCTTATTGTCTGGTATTGTAGAGGAGACAAATGATATCAATTTACAGCGCTATAATTCTTTATATGTCGAAGTAAATAGTGAAAACTCATTACTTAAGCAAACTAAATTGATATTTGATAATAATAATGAATTATTAATGGCCTACGAGGATGAACGTATATTTACGATGCAATTTCATCCTGAATCAGTAGGAACTTCTTGCTCAGAAAGCATCTTTCAAGCAATAGAGCGCTTTTTCGTGTAG
- a CDS encoding LPS-assembly protein LptD encodes MLICKSILILGSSHAHAATPKVLAFGENDEVQILSDKAYRKSSDNSYEAHGNVIIKLGTDTVYGEKASISLGTGLGKIWGNVRYTGAKFNLYGTEISYSLKKAEFKVKNAKLVDESFVLRGKEIVRKNSGVFTAKEAEFTTCKDCPESWSIQGQEVTVVPDDYISMKHTFIKINGVIIVYIPYIALPIRKVRESGLLFPTIGLDFDEGFFFRQPIFWAINENSDMTFSPTVYGRRGNGLELEYRNNLGKFSNFEFESRTVNDKIWQPGKLDIEASGEDEIRGAYELNYFYHPNNNISFLANSTYLSDLDIQSDYEEYFDKDIYMGNEKGTTVSTDYMGDSVLINLYSSFMSNSIFSDPEEFDSSYVQNTLSLGIGHKPFNILNSKGLLSKINFYQNLKFDYFKQDVVQENNYYRNIQRFDYNPTLEFVFKPIFNLNLKFEAGLDAQYYILPTEKSDKQNGYKYGNYVNTSIWFDIEKVYGRAFIQEEVIQPVFVEDDERNLIAKIPSTEKEELNVRKLYRSSYKHSIKLGLNHFYYNSQKYRGNAALGNQFALLQDDGRFDERDIIRGRNNTLEDVSTRTDLPESNTIEFVFNNNFLKKTPKANYEMFKNFNYQLDNYDYKKVAWFNISQGLILEDETNKELTTSERLTRLAIMGGLNFDKFQFNLSEYYFHTESKHITQLSLSQSMDRFEYKIGLNYDSFASERRYFTADIDFELNDTFSFRTGYYYDIDLERMYESYIGSRYNPLNNCWVFDVEYRQKDEYVNNKLKLDRSIALKILINYNAKNFDSVFGVTL; translated from the coding sequence TTGCTGATATGCAAAAGTATCTTAATATTAGGAAGTAGTCATGCTCATGCAGCAACTCCAAAAGTTTTAGCATTTGGAGAAAATGATGAAGTCCAAATTTTATCAGATAAGGCCTATCGAAAAAGTAGTGACAACTCTTATGAAGCCCACGGAAATGTTATTATTAAACTTGGTACAGATACGGTTTATGGAGAGAAGGCAAGTATCTCTCTTGGCACAGGCCTAGGAAAGATCTGGGGAAATGTTCGTTATACAGGTGCTAAATTTAATCTATATGGTACAGAGATTTCTTATTCGTTAAAAAAAGCTGAATTTAAAGTCAAGAATGCAAAGCTTGTTGATGAGAGTTTTGTTCTTCGTGGGAAAGAAATTGTTCGAAAGAATAGTGGTGTTTTCACTGCCAAGGAAGCTGAGTTTACAACTTGTAAAGATTGCCCTGAATCTTGGAGTATTCAAGGTCAAGAAGTAACAGTTGTCCCTGATGATTATATTTCAATGAAGCACACATTCATTAAGATCAATGGTGTAATCATTGTTTACATCCCTTATATCGCATTACCAATTAGAAAGGTTAGAGAGTCTGGTCTTTTATTTCCTACAATTGGTTTAGATTTTGATGAAGGATTCTTCTTTAGACAACCTATCTTTTGGGCCATTAATGAGAATAGTGATATGACTTTTTCTCCTACTGTCTATGGGCGAAGAGGAAATGGTCTTGAACTCGAGTATCGTAATAACTTAGGGAAGTTTTCTAACTTTGAATTTGAATCAAGAACCGTAAATGACAAAATATGGCAGCCTGGAAAACTAGATATTGAAGCAAGTGGTGAAGACGAAATTCGTGGTGCATATGAATTAAATTATTTCTACCATCCTAATAATAATATTTCTTTCTTAGCAAACTCCACTTACTTATCGGACTTAGATATTCAAAGTGATTATGAAGAATATTTTGATAAAGATATCTATATGGGTAATGAAAAGGGTACGACTGTTTCTACAGACTATATGGGAGACTCTGTACTCATTAATCTTTATTCAAGCTTTATGAGTAACTCTATTTTTAGTGACCCTGAAGAATTTGACTCAAGCTATGTACAAAATACTTTATCTCTTGGGATAGGTCATAAGCCTTTTAATATCTTAAACTCTAAAGGTCTTCTTTCGAAGATCAATTTCTATCAAAATTTAAAATTTGATTATTTTAAACAAGATGTGGTTCAAGAAAATAACTACTACCGTAATATTCAACGATTCGACTATAACCCAACCTTAGAATTTGTATTTAAACCAATTTTTAATCTAAATCTAAAATTTGAAGCTGGACTAGATGCTCAATACTATATCTTGCCAACAGAAAAAAGTGACAAACAAAATGGATATAAATACGGAAATTACGTAAATACATCGATATGGTTTGATATTGAAAAAGTTTATGGAAGGGCCTTCATTCAGGAAGAAGTTATTCAACCTGTTTTTGTAGAAGATGATGAAAGAAACTTAATCGCAAAAATCCCGAGTACAGAAAAGGAAGAGCTTAATGTAAGGAAATTATACCGTTCTTCTTATAAGCACAGTATAAAGCTTGGTCTGAATCACTTCTATTATAATTCTCAAAAATATCGTGGTAATGCCGCCTTAGGTAACCAGTTTGCATTATTACAAGATGATGGACGTTTTGATGAAAGAGATATTATTCGTGGACGAAACAATACTCTTGAAGATGTTTCAACAAGAACGGATTTACCTGAATCAAATACAATTGAATTTGTGTTTAATAATAACTTTCTTAAGAAAACACCTAAAGCAAATTATGAGATGTTTAAAAACTTTAATTATCAACTTGATAATTATGATTATAAGAAAGTTGCCTGGTTTAATATTTCTCAAGGTTTAATTCTAGAAGATGAAACAAATAAAGAACTTACAACAAGTGAGAGGCTAACTCGTCTTGCAATCATGGGTGGATTAAATTTTGATAAATTTCAATTTAACTTATCAGAATATTACTTCCATACAGAAAGTAAGCATATAACGCAATTATCACTATCTCAGAGTATGGATCGTTTCGAGTATAAAATTGGCTTAAATTATGACTCTTTTGCTTCCGAGCGACGTTACTTTACGGCCGATATTGACTTTGAACTAAATGATACATTTTCTTTTAGAACAGGGTATTATTACGACATCGACTTAGAAAGAATGTATGAGTCATATATTGGTTCACGATACAACCCACTTAATAACTGTTGGGTTTTTGATGTTGAATATCGTCAAAAAGATGAATATGTAAATAATAAACTAAAGCTTGATCGATCGATCGCACTAAAAATTCTAATTAATTATAATGCGAAGAACTTTGATTCAGTATTTGGGGTCACGCTGTGA
- the surE gene encoding 5'/3'-nucleotidase SurE, with amino-acid sequence MNILLSNDDGYAAEGIQCLYETLKDIANVVIVAPSHERSATSQALTLHDPIRVDKINDYTFSCSGYPADSVLLGINSVLDYRPDLVISGINHGANLGQDIYYSGTVGAARQAVFQGISAIAVSTVMSSQDESKHFQTAANIIKDLITNKKEQLLSMPDCSLLNINVPNLCHTQVGDIKWTRPQMRRYTEEVVERLDQKGRQYYWIGGAPTEVDPHHTSDIHAVMNGNISFSFLNLLNFSSDVFNEWAAKITD; translated from the coding sequence ATGAATATTTTACTTTCAAATGACGATGGATACGCTGCTGAAGGAATTCAGTGCCTTTATGAAACTCTAAAAGACATTGCTAATGTTGTTATCGTGGCACCAAGCCATGAGAGATCAGCAACGTCTCAGGCCCTAACGTTACACGACCCAATCAGGGTTGATAAAATCAATGATTATACATTTAGTTGTTCAGGTTATCCGGCCGATAGTGTTTTATTGGGGATAAATTCCGTATTAGATTATAGGCCAGATCTCGTTATTTCTGGAATTAACCATGGTGCAAACCTTGGTCAAGACATTTACTACTCTGGTACAGTAGGAGCTGCGAGACAGGCCGTATTTCAAGGCATAAGTGCTATTGCTGTCTCGACTGTCATGAGCTCGCAGGATGAAAGTAAGCACTTTCAAACAGCGGCCAATATCATTAAAGATCTTATTACCAATAAGAAAGAGCAATTACTTTCAATGCCTGATTGCTCGTTATTAAATATCAATGTTCCAAATTTATGTCATACGCAAGTAGGTGATATTAAATGGACTAGACCTCAAATGCGCCGATATACAGAAGAAGTTGTCGAAAGACTTGATCAAAAAGGTCGACAATATTACTGGATTGGAGGAGCTCCTACAGAGGTCGATCCTCACCATACTTCAGACATTCATGCAGTTATGAACGGAAATATTTCCTTTTCCTTCCTAAACCTTTTGAATTTTTCGTCCGATGTATTCAATGAATGGGCGGCAAAAATTACCGACTAA
- a CDS encoding CoA transferase subunit A: MYSKIYDNAKEALSDITDGSTIMSGGFGLCGIPENSINYLSTTNLKDLKVVSNNIGNSGRGLVKLLKKNMISKGYCSYVGGNPDLEEAMLSGKIEIELIPQGTLSERIRAAGMGIRAFYTPTGYGTEVAEGKDIKEFDRPCILEHALHADFAIIKAQKADPYGNLWFKETARNFSPLMAMAAKTTIVEVEEIVALGDIRPEDVHIPGVFVQRVYLGSNYENAIEFLKVKE, encoded by the coding sequence ATGTATAGTAAAATATATGACAATGCCAAAGAGGCCTTAAGTGATATCACAGATGGAAGTACTATTATGAGTGGTGGATTTGGCCTATGTGGTATTCCAGAAAACTCAATTAACTACTTGTCCACAACAAACCTCAAAGACCTAAAAGTTGTTTCAAATAATATTGGAAACTCAGGAAGAGGCCTAGTAAAACTTTTAAAAAAGAATATGATCTCTAAAGGATATTGTAGTTACGTAGGAGGGAATCCTGACCTTGAAGAGGCCATGTTATCTGGAAAAATTGAAATTGAACTGATCCCACAAGGTACGTTAAGCGAAAGAATCCGTGCCGCAGGCATGGGTATTCGAGCTTTTTATACACCAACAGGATATGGTACAGAAGTCGCAGAAGGAAAAGATATTAAAGAATTTGATCGGCCATGTATTTTAGAGCATGCGCTTCATGCAGACTTTGCAATAATCAAAGCCCAAAAGGCCGATCCATATGGAAACCTCTGGTTCAAAGAAACTGCTAGAAACTTCTCTCCCCTAATGGCAATGGCAGCAAAGACGACGATTGTAGAAGTTGAAGAGATTGTTGCTCTTGGAGATATAAGGCCTGAGGATGTCCATATTCCAGGAGTCTTCGTTCAACGTGTATATCTTGGAAGTAATTATGAGAATGCAATAGAGTTCTTAAAGGTTAAGGAGTAG